The following proteins come from a genomic window of Lycium ferocissimum isolate CSIRO_LF1 chromosome 4, AGI_CSIRO_Lferr_CH_V1, whole genome shotgun sequence:
- the LOC132052825 gene encoding protein SOSEKI 5-like isoform X1, translating into MSVTSRTTTELQMHKKWKGRETSPESTKVWTEPPNHKKLNKVPVVYYLSRNGQLEHPHFMEVPLISSPDGLYLRDVINRLNCLRGKGMASMYSWSAKRSYRNGFVWHDLTEDDFIYPAHGKEYVLKGSELLNNSFPSQQDEIECPNSRNPVPEKMSEDREFPVVARRRNQSWSSSDFHEYLVSGEFIGRAAANASTQTDDKRRRRRAMRIVEEEEEELREDRTIKLDGKEPDRSTELNRGEISPPPSDSSSETLETLMKADGRVILRPHTISEDPTAKIQSSGKSNKASSVLMQLLYCGSMTFKHCGPGSLISQYKTRVPRGRCTNQVVKDVESPMVEYHGSEERIKLEDKEYFSGSLIEMKKEKFPALKRSSSYNVERSTKLESIGRENEVKTKCYLRKQKNQSTRKEGNSDLSNALQ; encoded by the exons ATGTCGGTGACTTCGAGAACGACGACGGAGCTCCAAATGCATAAGAAATGGAAAGGCAGAGAAACAAGCCCTGAAAGCACTAAAGTTTGGACTGAACCTCCAAACCATAAAAAGCTCAACAAAGTGCCCGTTGTTTACTATCTCTCCAGAAATGGCCAACTTGAACATCCACATTTCATGGAAGTTCCTCTAATTTCCTCCCCTGATGGTCTCTATCTCAGAG ATGTGATCAACCGCTTGAATTGTCTTCGTGGAAAAGGCATGGCCTCTATGTACTCCTGGTCTGCTAAAAG AAGCTATAGGAATGGATTCGTGTGGCACGATTTAACAGAGGACGATTTTATATACCCAGCACATGGTAAAGAGTATGTTCTTAAAGGATCAGAGCTTCTCAATAATTCATTCCCTTCACAACAGGATGAAATCGAATgtcctaattctagaaatccagTGCCTGAGAAAATGAGTGAAGATCGTGAGTTTCCAGTTGTAGCAAGACGTCGTAACCAGTCCTGGAGTTCCTCTGATTTCCATGAGTACTTAGTTTCCGGCGAATTCATCGGAAGAGCCGCCGCCAATGCGTCTACTCAAACCGATGACAAACGACGTCGTCGAAGAGCAATGCGAATAgtcgaagaagaagaagaagagttgaGAGAAGACCGGACAATTAAACTGGATGGTAAAGAACCGGACCGGTCAACGGAGCTGAATAGAGGTGAAATCTCACCACCACCGTCCGATTCAAGCTCTGAAACGCTAGAAACGTTGATGAAGGCTGATGGAAGAGTAATCTTACGGCCACATACAATCAGCGAAGATCCAACGGCTAAAATTCAATCAAGCGGAAAGAGTAATAAAGCATCTTCCGTTCTGATGCAATTACTCTATTGTGGTTCCATGACCTTCAAGCACTGTGGGCCCGGTTCTTTAATTTCACAATATAAAACACGGGTGCCACGTGGCAGGTGTACTAATCAAGTGGTGAAGGATGTAGAGAGTCCAATGGTGGAATATCACGGAAGTGAAGAGAGAATTAAGTTGGAAGATAAGGAGTATTTTAGTGGGAGTTTAATAgagatgaagaaggagaaatttCCAGCTCTAAAGAGATCTTCTTCATACAATGTGGAAAG GAGTACAAAATTGGAATCGATTGGGAGAGAAAACGAAGTGAAAACAAAATGCTATCTGAGAAAGCAAAAGAATCAATCGAccagaaaggaaggaaatagtGACTTGTCTAATGCCTTACAGTAG
- the LOC132052825 gene encoding protein SOSEKI 5-like isoform X2, with product MSVTSRTTTELQMHKKWKGRETSPESTKVWTEPPNHKKLNKVPVVYYLSRNGQLEHPHFMEVPLISSPDGLYLRDVINRLNCLRGKGMASMYSWSAKRSYRNGFVWHDLTEDDFIYPAHGKEYVLKGSELLNNSFPSQQDEIECPNSRNPVPEKMSEDREFPVVARRRNQSWSSSDFHEYLVSGEFIGRAAANASTQTDDKRRRRRAMRIVEEEEEELREDRTIKLDGKEPDRSTELNRGEISPPPSDSSSETLETLMKADGRVILRPHTISEDPTAKIQSSGKSNKASSVLMQLLYCGSMTFKHCGPGSLISQYKTRVPRGRCTNQVVKDVESPMVEYHGSEERIKLEDKEYFSGSLIEMKKEKFPALKRSSSYNVERYMKVPCRGGLLSNLQYY from the exons ATGTCGGTGACTTCGAGAACGACGACGGAGCTCCAAATGCATAAGAAATGGAAAGGCAGAGAAACAAGCCCTGAAAGCACTAAAGTTTGGACTGAACCTCCAAACCATAAAAAGCTCAACAAAGTGCCCGTTGTTTACTATCTCTCCAGAAATGGCCAACTTGAACATCCACATTTCATGGAAGTTCCTCTAATTTCCTCCCCTGATGGTCTCTATCTCAGAG ATGTGATCAACCGCTTGAATTGTCTTCGTGGAAAAGGCATGGCCTCTATGTACTCCTGGTCTGCTAAAAG AAGCTATAGGAATGGATTCGTGTGGCACGATTTAACAGAGGACGATTTTATATACCCAGCACATGGTAAAGAGTATGTTCTTAAAGGATCAGAGCTTCTCAATAATTCATTCCCTTCACAACAGGATGAAATCGAATgtcctaattctagaaatccagTGCCTGAGAAAATGAGTGAAGATCGTGAGTTTCCAGTTGTAGCAAGACGTCGTAACCAGTCCTGGAGTTCCTCTGATTTCCATGAGTACTTAGTTTCCGGCGAATTCATCGGAAGAGCCGCCGCCAATGCGTCTACTCAAACCGATGACAAACGACGTCGTCGAAGAGCAATGCGAATAgtcgaagaagaagaagaagagttgaGAGAAGACCGGACAATTAAACTGGATGGTAAAGAACCGGACCGGTCAACGGAGCTGAATAGAGGTGAAATCTCACCACCACCGTCCGATTCAAGCTCTGAAACGCTAGAAACGTTGATGAAGGCTGATGGAAGAGTAATCTTACGGCCACATACAATCAGCGAAGATCCAACGGCTAAAATTCAATCAAGCGGAAAGAGTAATAAAGCATCTTCCGTTCTGATGCAATTACTCTATTGTGGTTCCATGACCTTCAAGCACTGTGGGCCCGGTTCTTTAATTTCACAATATAAAACACGGGTGCCACGTGGCAGGTGTACTAATCAAGTGGTGAAGGATGTAGAGAGTCCAATGGTGGAATATCACGGAAGTGAAGAGAGAATTAAGTTGGAAGATAAGGAGTATTTTAGTGGGAGTTTAATAgagatgaagaaggagaaatttCCAGCTCTAAAGAGATCTTCTTCATACAATGTGGAAAG GTATATGAAGGTTCCTTGCCGTGGTGGATTACTCAGCAATTTGCAGTACTATTGA
- the LOC132052823 gene encoding probable aquaporin TIP1-2: MPISRISLGSLAEASQPDALKAATAEFISMLIFVFAGSGSGMAFSKLTDGGAATPAGLISASIAHAFALFVAVSVGANISGGHVNPAVTFGAFVGGHITLFRSVLYWIAQLAGSIAACVLLKFSTGGLEIGAFTLSSGVTPWNAVVFEIVMTFGLVYTVYATAVDPKKGNLGIIAPIAIGFIVGANILAGGAFDGASMNPAVSFGPAVVSWTWNNHWVYWLGPFAGAAIAALVYEIIFIGQNDHEQLPCTDY; this comes from the exons ATGCCTATTTCAAGAATTTCCCTCGGAAGTTTAGCAGAGGCTAGCCAGCCTGATGCTCTCAAGGCTGCAACAGCTGAGTTCATTTCCATGCTCATTTTCGTTTTTGCAGGCTCAGGCTCTGGCATGGCCTTCA GTAAGCTAACGGATGGTGGAGCAGCAACGCCAGCTGGACTTATTTCGGCATCCATAGCACATGCCTTTGCCCTTTTTGTGGCGGTTTCAGTTGGAGCAAACATTTCTGGAGGTCACGTTAACCCTGCAGTTACATTTGGTGCCTTTGTGGGCGGTCACATTACCCTTTTCAGAAGTGTTTTGTATTGGATTGCACAATTGGCTGGATCCATCGCGGCTTGTGTGCTCCTCAAGTTTTCTACTGGTGGATTG GAAATAGGAGCATTCACACTCTCAAGTGGAGTGACACCATGGAACGCAGTTGTTTTCGAGATAGTAATGACCTTTGGCCTTGTTTACACTGTCTACGCAACTGCAGTTGACCCCAAGAAAGGCAACTTGGGAATTATTGCCCCAATTGCGATTGGTTTCATTGTGGGTGCCAATATTTTGGCTGGTGGTGCCTTTGATGGTGCATCAATGAACCCCGCCGTGTCTTTTGGTCCAGCAGTGGTTAGCTGGACCTGGAACAACCATTGGGTCTACTGGCTCGGGCCATTTGCAGGTGCTGCTATTGCTGCTTTGGTATACGAAATCATCTTCATTGGCCAGAACGATCACGAGCAGCTCCCTTGCACTGATTATTAA
- the LOC132052824 gene encoding transcription factor MYB59-like, with amino-acid sequence MVQEEIRKGPWTEQEDLQLVFYVKMFGDRRWDFLAKVSGLKRSGKSCRLRWVNYLNPGLKRGRMTPQEERLVLQLHSKYGNRWSKIAGKLPGRTDNEIKNYWRTHMRKQAQDQKKKNKAPISPFSSSSNCSSSSANSPDVDSIPISTEQNETNFYNNDGLELLEQVVGENKIHDNHEEGYQNMMVYSMDEIWKDVESSQEIETRNNLPVMASPLWDYCPDSLWNMTDYYFDNQDFTFFTG; translated from the exons atggtgcaagaagaaataagaaaaggtCCATGGACTGAACAAGAAGATCTTCAGCTAGTATTTTATGTGAAGATGTTTGGTGACCGTCGCTGGGATTTTCTGGCGAAAGTTTCAG gTTTGAAAAGAAGTGGAAAGAGTTGCAGATTGCGATGGGTTAACTACTTGAATCCTGGTCTTAAACGTGGCAGGATGACCCCTCAAGAAGAACGCCTTGTTCTTCAACTCCACTCCAAATATGGAAatag ATGGTCAAAAATCGCTGGGAAATTACCTGGGCGAACTGATAATGAAATCAAGAATTATTGGAGAACTCACATGAGAAAGCAGGCCCAAgatcagaagaagaagaataaggcTCCTATTTCTCCATTTTCGTCCTCCTCCAATTGTTCCTCTTCCTCTGCCAATAGTCCTGATGTGGACTCTATACCCATCAGTACTGAACAAAACGAAACGAACTTCTACAATAACGATGGACTCGAGCTGTTGGAACAAGTTGTTggagaaaataaaatacatgataatcatgaagaagGGTATCAGAACATGATGGTCTATTCCATGGATGAAATCTGGAAAGATGTCGAATCATCACAAGAAATTGAAACAAGGAACAATTTACCAGTTATGGCTTCACCCTTATGGGATTATTGTCCTGATTCACTGTGGAATATGACTGATTATTACTTTGACAATCAAGATTTCACATTTTTTACTGGCTAA